A genomic region of Manihot esculenta cultivar AM560-2 chromosome 15, M.esculenta_v8, whole genome shotgun sequence contains the following coding sequences:
- the LOC110601299 gene encoding FCS-Like Zinc finger 2 isoform X2 has protein sequence MSSKRSRDVRSSSQGEIGIFNHIQPIESPVSFLERKRPAPITISNSTTVKDSWPPLSADKQQCRMFTFGSPATEKNDALPKNKKPGEGFGEFLNACFLCKKKLQVGQNLYIYLGAFCSPECREDQMDLDGFEKEIARESSTRLKTAGKLFIK, from the exons ATGTCTTCCAAACGTTCTCGTGATGTTCGGTCGTCCAGTCAGGGAGAGATTGGGATTTTCAATCATATTCAGCCGATTGAATCTCCAGTATCTTTTTTGGAGAGGAAACGCCCTGCTCCCATCACTATCTCCAACTCTACGACGGTTAAAGACTCTTGGCCTCCACTATCGGCAGATAAGCAGCAGTGTCGCATGTTCACGTTTGGATCGCCTGCTACGGAGAAGAATGATGCACTGCCCAAGAACAAGAAGCCTGGTGAAGGGTTTGGAGAGTTTCTAAACGCTTGTTTCTTGTGCAAGAAGAAACTACAAGTTGGCCAGAATCTTTACAT TTACCTAGGTGCATTTTGCTCGCCCGAATGCAGAGAAGATCAGATGGACTTGGATGGGTTTGAGAAAGAAATTGCTAGAGAATCATCAACAAGGTTGAAAACAGCAGGAAAGCTCTTCATAAAATGA
- the LOC110601101 gene encoding protein RDM1: MKRTMPGIEPIDVISSDESSSLDGDTKINDGADAQQLSLDSTLGQPIKEMTFEGGVIRRAEMYQEYMRQLPIPACRGSLIPFSSWVGLGQSIKQLYGQPLHYLTNVLLRQWDHLRMGGEDEQKPLDIVIHPSKAEATIWLVEEVHRRTSSPHHVAKLWLLDPMYRRFIDSIFPQL, from the exons ATGAAGAGAACAATGCCAGGGATTGAGCCGATTGATGTTATATCATCAGATGAATCTTCTTCCTTAGATGGAGATACGAAGATTAATGATGGAGCTGATGCGCAGCAACTGTCTCTTGATAGTACACTTGGTCAACCTATAAAGGAAATGACATTCGAGG GTGGAGTGATCAGAAGAGCAGAAATGTATCAAGAATATATGAGGCAGCTCCCTATCCCAGCATGTCGTGGCTCTCTCATTCCATTTTCATCATGGGTGGGGTTAGGCCAATCAATTAAGCAATTATATGGCCAACCCTTGCATTACCTCACTAACGTTCTTCTAAGGCAGTGGGATCATCTGAGAATGGGCGGTGAGGATGAACAAAAGCCCTTGGATATCGTGATTCATCCTTCTAAGGCTGAAGCCACCATTTGGCTGGTTGAAGAAGTCCACAGGCGTACCTCATCTCCCCATCATGTAGCTAAACTCTGGCTGTTGGACCCAATGTACCGCCGTTTTATCGACTCCATTTTCCCACAACTTTGA
- the LOC110602433 gene encoding non-specific lipid transfer protein GPI-anchored 20, producing the protein MALLVSFSRMAPFLAIALIGLIYPAHGQINTPCTPSSLSSISPCMNFLTNSSGNGTSPSQNCCNSLKNLTSNGMGCLCLIVTGSVPFQIPINRSLAISLPRACNMPGVQVQCKASVSPTPAPGPASPRVSPSASPQASVVPEPTPSTLPPESSTTPSVPTVDTGAPTSSTGNRPVVNPPSSAAVSSYSFSPSLLLFAIGFVFVKYD; encoded by the exons ATGGCCCTTCTCGTGTCTTTCTCAAGAATGGCTCCATTTTTAGCAATAGCTTTGATAGGCTTGATCTACCCTGCTCATGGCCAAATCAATACCCCATGCACGCCTTCGTCGCTTTCCAGCATCTCCCCTTGTATGAATTTTCTTACAAATAGCAGCGGCAATGGCACTTCCCCAAGTCAAAATTGTTGCAATTCACTAAAGAACCTTACAAGTAATGGCATGGGCTGCCTATGTCTCATTGTTACAGGAAGTGTTCCCTTCCAGATTCCAATCAATAGATCTTTAGCCATCTCTCTCCCTCGTGCTTGTAACATGCCGGGCGTCCAAGTTCAATGCAAAG CCTCTGTTTCACCAACTCCTGCTCCAG GTCCTGCCTCACCTCGTGTTTCTCCCTCTGCTAGTCCTCAAG CTTCTGTTGTTCCTGAGCCCACTCCATCTACTCTTCCACCAGAATCCAGCACAACTCCATCAGTGCCTACGGTGGATACTGGAGCCCCGACTTCGTCTACCGGGAACCGCCCAGTTGTAAATCCTCCGTCATCGGCTGCTGTCTCCTCTTATAGCTTTTCACCTTCTCTTCTACTATTTGCAATTGGATTTGTATTTGTGAAATACGATTAG
- the LOC110602523 gene encoding homocysteine S-methyltransferase 3 isoform X2, with product MGLESSDMSCFISDFVQKYGGYAVVDGGFATELERHGANLNDPLWSAKCLISSPHLVRRVHLDYLDAGANIILTASYQATIQGFEAKGLATEEAESLLRRSVEIACEAREIYYDNCTKGSWDLVENGNTTRRPVLVAASIGSYGAYLADGSEYSGDYGDAVTLQKLKDFHRRRLQILAEAGADLIAFETIPNKLEAKAYAELLEEEAINIPAWFSFNSKDGINVVSGDSILECASIADSCRQVAAVGINCTPPRFIHGLILSIRKKSSGVSDEDFVSYIGKWHEAGASLFGGCCRTTPNTIRAISGVLSNKSSSPFKS from the exons ATGGGACTGGAAAGCTCCGACATGTCTTGTTTTATTTCAGATTTCGTGCAAAAGTACGGTGGCTACGCCGTAGTCGACGGCGGCTTTGCCACTGAACTCGAGAGACACGGTGCTAACCTCAACGACCCCCTATGGAGCGCCAAATGCCTTATTAGTTCTCCTCACCTCGTCCGAAGG GTACACCTGGATTATCTAGACGCTGGGGCAAATATCATATTAACAGCATCCTAccag GCTACCATTCAGGGTTTTGAGGCCAAGGGGTTGGCTACAGAAGAAGCGGAATCATTACTTAGGAGAAGTGTCGAGATTGCCTGTGAGGCAAGGGAAATTTATTATGACAATTGTACCAAAGGTTCTTGGGATCTTGTGGAAAACGGAAATACAACAAGGCGTCCAGTTCTGGTTGCTGCTTCCATTGGCAGCTATGGGGCTTATTTGGCTGATGGCTCAGAGTATAG TGGCGACTACGGCGATGCGGTTACTCTCCAAAAGTTGAAGGATTTTCACAGGAGAAGATTACAGATTCTGGCCGAAGCAGGAGCTGACTTGATTGCATTTGAGACGATTCCAAATAAGCTTGAAGCAAAG GCATACGCTGAGCTGCTTGAAGAGGAAGCCATAAATATTCCAGCATGGTTTTCTTTCAATTCCAAGGATGGAATAAATGTGGTTAGTGGTGATTCGATATTGGAATGTGCATCCATTGCAGATTCTTGCAGGCAAGTTGCCGCTGTTGGGATCAACTGTACGCCTCCTAGATTTATCCATGGACTTATTCTCTCCATCAGAAAG AAATCAAGTGGAGTATCAGATGAAGACTTTGTTTCATACATAGGCAAGTGGCACGAGGCAGGAGCTTCTCTTTTTGGTGGATGCTGTAGGACTACTCCAAATACTATCAGAGCTATATCCGGAGTTCTCTCCAATAAATCCTCATCCCCTTTTAAGAGCTAA
- the LOC110602469 gene encoding type IV inositol polyphosphate 5-phosphatase 7: MRDGNSKKSKLSWSKKMVRKWFNIKSKTEDFQADDVCGGVEVEYRTSFSEREPCTIKKSKTEKFSKNPEQVRLGRMNLDHPRIIDVQNYSIFVATWNVAGRSPPRNLSLDDWLHASPPADIYVLGFQEIVPLNAGNVLGAEDNGPAKKWLALIRKTLNNLPGTSGSGGCYTPSPIPEPIVEMDADFEGSSRQKNSSFFHRRSFQTPHSWRMDNDPSIPQPRLDRRFSVCDRVIFGHRPSDYDPSYRWGHRPSDYSRPSDYSRPSDYSRWGSSDDDNGPGDSPSTVLYSPMSYGGSCSGSTSMEDGYRRPGYSRYCLVASKQMVGIFLTIWVRSELRDHVRNMKVSCVGRGLMGYLGNKGSISVSMSLHETTFCFICSHLTSGQKEGDELRRNADVMEILKKTRFPRVNSAADEKSPETILQHDRVIWLGDLNYRIALSYRSAKALVEMQNWRALLENDQLRIEQRRGRVFVGWNEGKIYFPPTYKYSTNSDRYAGDDMHPKEKRRTPAWCDRILWYGEGIQQLSYVRGESRFSDHRPVYGIFWAEVESSHGQLKKSTSYSSSRIEVEELLPYSHGYTELNFF, encoded by the exons ATGAGAGATGGGAACTCCAAGAAAAGCaag CTCTCATGGTCCAAAAAAATGGTCAGAAAGTGGTTCAATATCAAGAGTAAAACTGAGGACTTCCAAGCAGATGATGTTTGTGGAG GCGTTGAAGTGGAATACAGGACTAGCTTCTCTGAAAGGGAGCCGTGCACTATCAAGAAAAGTAAAACAG AGAAATTTAGCAAGAATCCTGAGCAGGTCCGGCTGGGAAGAATGAATCTTGACCATCCTCGAATCATAGACGTGCAAAACTACAG CATTTTTGTAGCTACATGGAATGTGGCAGGAAGATCCCCACCACGTAATTTGAGTCTCGATGACTGGCTTCATGCCTCACCTCCTGCGGACATATATGTTCTTGG atttcaagAGATAGTTCCTCTGAATGCCGGTAATGTTCTTGGTGCAGAAGATAATGGCCCGGCCAAAAAATGGCTGGCCCTTATTAGAAAGACTCTAAACAATCTTCCAGGAACTAGTGGCAGTGGTGGGTGTTATACGCCATCTCCAATTCCTGAACCAATTGTAGAAATGGATGCAGATTTTGAGGGATCATCTAGGCAGAAGAACTCGTCGTTCTTTCATAGGCGATCATTCCAGACACCTCACAGCTGGAGAATGGACAATGACCCTTCAATTCCACAACCAAGACTTGATCGGCGATTCAGTGTTTGTGACCGAGTTATATTTGGTCACAGACCGAGTGACTACGATCCCAGTTATAGATGGGGTCACAGACCTAGTGATTATTCAAGACCTAGTGACTACTCCAGACCTAGTGATTACTCAAGATGGGGTTCATCAGATGATGATAATGGCCCAGGGGATTCACCCAGTACTGTATTGTACTCACCAATGTCATATGGTGGTTCCTGCAGTGGGTCTACATCTATGGAAGATGGATATAGGAGGCCAGGGTATTCAAGGTACTGTTTAGTGGCAAGTAAGCAAATGGTTGGCATATTCCTCACAATATGGGTCCGGAGTGAATTGAGAGATCATGTTCGCAACATGAAAGTTTCTTGTGTTGGCAGGGGCTTGATGGGTTATCTTGGAAATAAG GGATCTATTTCCGTCAGCATGTCCTTGCATGAAACAACCTTTTGTTTCATCTGTAGTCACCTAACCTCTGGACAGAAGGAAGGTGATGAGCTAAGAAGGAATGCGGATGTGATGGAGATTCTGAAGAAGACAAGATTTCCACGTGTTAACAGTGCAGCTGATGAGAAGTCCCCAGAAACAATTCTTCAGCACGA CCGAGTTATTTGGCTTGGGGATTTGAATTATCGCATTGCCCTTTCTTATCGATCTGCTAAGGCGCTAGTTGAGATGCAAAACTGGAGGGCATTGTTGGAGAATGACCAG TTGAGGATAGAGCAGAGAAGAGGTCGTGTTTTTGTAGGGTGGAATGAAGGGAAGATTTATTTCCCACCCACATATAAATATTCAACTAATTCAGACAGATATGCAGGAGATGATATGCACCCAAAGGAGAAGCGTCGAACTCCAGCTTG GTGTGATAGAATTTTATGGTATGGAGAAGGCATCCAACAATTATCTTATGTACGTGGGGAATCTAGGTTCTCAGATCATAGGCCAGTTTATGGCATATTTTGGGCAGAGGTTGAGTCTAGCCATGGCCAATTAAAGAAAAGTACGAGCTACTCCAGTTCCAGAATTGAGGTAGAGGAGCTCTTGCCATACTCACATGGGTACACAGAACTAAACTTTTTCTGA
- the LOC110601299 gene encoding FCS-Like Zinc finger 2 isoform X1 has translation MSSKRSRDVRSSSQGEIGIFNHIQPIESPVSFLERKRPAPITISNSTTVKDSWPPLSADKQQCRMFTFGSPATEKNDALPKNKKPGEGFGEFLNACFLCKKKLQVGQNLYMYGYLGAFCSPECREDQMDLDGFEKEIARESSTRLKTAGKLFIK, from the exons ATGTCTTCCAAACGTTCTCGTGATGTTCGGTCGTCCAGTCAGGGAGAGATTGGGATTTTCAATCATATTCAGCCGATTGAATCTCCAGTATCTTTTTTGGAGAGGAAACGCCCTGCTCCCATCACTATCTCCAACTCTACGACGGTTAAAGACTCTTGGCCTCCACTATCGGCAGATAAGCAGCAGTGTCGCATGTTCACGTTTGGATCGCCTGCTACGGAGAAGAATGATGCACTGCCCAAGAACAAGAAGCCTGGTGAAGGGTTTGGAGAGTTTCTAAACGCTTGTTTCTTGTGCAAGAAGAAACTACAAGTTGGCCAGAATCTTTACATGTATGG TTACCTAGGTGCATTTTGCTCGCCCGAATGCAGAGAAGATCAGATGGACTTGGATGGGTTTGAGAAAGAAATTGCTAGAGAATCATCAACAAGGTTGAAAACAGCAGGAAAGCTCTTCATAAAATGA
- the LOC110601934 gene encoding sugar transport protein 14 produces MAGGGFADGGTLKRAHLYEYKITGYFIFACMVAALGGSLFGYDLGVSGGVTSMDDFLKDFFPKVYRRKQEHLHETDYCKYDSQILTLFTSSLYFAALVSTFGASHVTRNKGRRASIIVGSISFFLGAVLNAAAVNISMLIIGRILLGVGIGFGNQAVPLYLSEMAPAKVRGAVNQLFQLTTCLGILIANLINYGTEKIHPWGWRLSLGLATVPATLMFVGGVFLPETPNSLVEQGRLEEGRKVLEKVRGTTKVDAEFADLIDASNAARAIEHPFKNLLKRKNRPQLIIGALGIPAFQQLTGMNSILFYAPVIFQSLGFGSGASLYSSVITSGALVFGALISMALVDKFGRRAFFLEAGTEMFCFMVAVAITLALKFGQGVTLPKGIGIFLVVIICLFVLAYGRSWGPLGWLVPSEIFPLETRSAGQSMVVCVNMLFTALIAQCFLVSLCHLRYGIFLLFAGLIVIMSSFIFFLLPETKQVPIEEVYLLWQNHWFWKRIVGDGDQFEPDGKTGSQV; encoded by the exons ATGGCCGGTGGAGGATTTGCAGATGGCGGAACCCTCAAAAGGGCTCATCTCTACGAATATAAGATCACCGGTTACTTCATATTCGCTTGCATGGTTGCAGCTCTTGGAGGATCCCTGTTTGGATATGATCTTGGTGTTTCTG GAGGCGTCACTTCCATGGATGATTTCTTGAAGGACTTCTTCCCGAAAGTGTATAGAAGGAAGCAAGAACATCTCCATGAGACAGATTATTGCAAATACGACAGCCAAATCCTCACACTCTTTACATCTTCATTGTACTTTGCTGCTCTTGTATCCACGTTTGGAGCCTCCCATGTTACTAGAAACAAAGGACGAAGAGCCAGCATTATTGTTGGATCAATAAGCTTCTTTCTAGGAGCAGTCCTCAATGCAGCTGCAGTGAACATTTCAATGTTGATCATAGGAAGAATCCTGCTTGGTGTAGGCATTGGATTTGGCAACCAA GCAGTTCCCTTGTATCTTTCAGAAATGGCTCCTGCAAAAGTGCGAGGAGCAGTTAACCAACTGTTCCAACTGACAACCTGTTTGGGAATCCTGATTGCCAACCTCATAAATTATGGAACTGAAAAAATTCATCCATGGGGATGGAGGTTATCTCTTGGTTTAGCCACAGTTCCTGCGACTCTAATGTTTGTTGGGGGAGTTttcctccctgagactcccaaCAGTCTCGTAGAACAAGGCAGATTAGAAGAAGGAAGAAAAGTATTGGAGAAAGTTAGAGGTACAACAAAAGTTGATGCTGAATTTGCTGATCTTATTGATGCAAGCAATGCAGCAAGAGCAATAGAGCACCCATTCAAGAACCTTCTCAAGCGAAAGAATCGCCCTCAATTGATAATAGGGGCTCTAGGAATCCCTGCATTCCAACAACTCACTGGCATGAATTCCATACTCTTCTACGCTCCTGTAATATTTCAGAGTCTGGGTTTTGGTTCTGGAGCATCACTATATTCATCGGTCATAACCAGTGGAGCACTCGTATTTGGCGCCCTCATTTCAATGGCTTTGGTGGACAAATTTGGAAGAAGAGCTTTCTTTCTGGAGGCTGGAACCGAGATGTTCTGCTTCATG GTGGCTGTGGCTATAACTTTGGCCTTGAAGTTCGGACAAGGGGTAACACTTCCAAAAGGAATCGGCATCTTCCTTGTGGTAATCATTTGCTTGTTTGTCTTGGCGTACGGAAGATCTTGGGGGCCTCTTGGTTGGCTAGTTCCAAGCGAGATCTTCCCACTGGAGACGAGATCAGCTGGGCAGAGTATGGTGGTCTGTGTCAACATGCTCTTCACAGCTCTAATAGCACAGTGTTTCCTGGTGTCCCTCTGCCACCTACGATACGGAATCTTCTTGCTGTTTGCTGGCTTGATTGTGATAATGAGTAGCTTCATATTCTTCCTCCTGCCAGAAACGAAGCAAGTGCCAATTGAGGAGGTATATCTGCTCTGGCAAAATCACTGGTTCTGGAAGCGCATAGTGGGAGATGGGGACCAATTTGAACCAGATGGCAAGACGGGCTCACAGGTTTAA
- the LOC110601935 gene encoding proteasome subunit beta type-2-A, which produces MECVFGLVGNGFAIVAADTSAVHSILVHKSNEDKIMILDSHKLIAASGEPGDRVQFTEYIQKNVALYQFRNGIPLTTAAAANFTRGELATALRKNPYFVNILLAGYDKETGPSLYYIDYIATMHKVEKGAFGYGSYFALSMMDRHFHSGMSVEEAIDLVDKCILEIRSRLVVAPPNFLIKIVDKDGAREYAWRESVKNDVAA; this is translated from the exons ATGGAGTGCGTGTTTGGACTAGTAGGCAATGGTTTCGCGATAGTAGCGGCTGATACATCGGCCGTACATAGCATCCTCGTACACAAGTCCAACGAAGACAAGATCATGATCCTCGATTCCCACAAGCTCATCGCCGCTAGCGGCGAGCCTGGCGACAG AGTTCAATTCACGGAGTACATACAGAAGAACGTGGCGTTATATCAGTTCCGTAATGGAATTCCTTTGACCACTGCAGCTGCTGCCAACTTTACTCGAGGCGAGCTCGCTACCGCTTTGAGGAAG AACCCATACTTTGTGAACATTCTTTTGGCTGGCTATGACAAAGAGACTGGTCCTTCACTCTATTACATTGACTATATTGCTACCATGCACAAGGTTGAAAAGGGAGCATTTGGGTATGGGTCCTATTTTGCTCTCTCCATGATGGACAGACACTTCCACAGTGGCATGTCTGTGGAAGAAGCAATTGATTTGGTTGATAAGTGTATATTGGAGATCCGATCCAGGTTGGTTGTGGCACCACCAAACTTTTTGATCAAGATTGTTGACAAGGATGGTGCAAGGGAGTATGCCTGGCGTGAATCTGTCAAAAATGATGTAGCAGCCTGA
- the LOC110602523 gene encoding homocysteine S-methyltransferase 3 isoform X1 produces MGLESSDMSCFISDFVQKYGGYAVVDGGFATELERHGANLNDPLWSAKCLISSPHLVRRVHLDYLDAGANIILTASYQATIQGFEAKGLATEEAESLLRRSVEIACEAREIYYDNCTKGSWDLVENGNTTRRPVLVAASIGSYGAYLADGSEYSGDYGDAVTLQKLKDFHRRRLQILAEAGADLIAFETIPNKLEAKAYAELLEEEAINIPAWFSFNSKDGINVVSGDSILECASIADSCRQVAAVGINCTPPRFIHGLILSIRKVTSKPIVIYPNSGETYDAQLKEWVKSSGVSDEDFVSYIGKWHEAGASLFGGCCRTTPNTIRAISGVLSNKSSSPFKS; encoded by the exons ATGGGACTGGAAAGCTCCGACATGTCTTGTTTTATTTCAGATTTCGTGCAAAAGTACGGTGGCTACGCCGTAGTCGACGGCGGCTTTGCCACTGAACTCGAGAGACACGGTGCTAACCTCAACGACCCCCTATGGAGCGCCAAATGCCTTATTAGTTCTCCTCACCTCGTCCGAAGG GTACACCTGGATTATCTAGACGCTGGGGCAAATATCATATTAACAGCATCCTAccag GCTACCATTCAGGGTTTTGAGGCCAAGGGGTTGGCTACAGAAGAAGCGGAATCATTACTTAGGAGAAGTGTCGAGATTGCCTGTGAGGCAAGGGAAATTTATTATGACAATTGTACCAAAGGTTCTTGGGATCTTGTGGAAAACGGAAATACAACAAGGCGTCCAGTTCTGGTTGCTGCTTCCATTGGCAGCTATGGGGCTTATTTGGCTGATGGCTCAGAGTATAG TGGCGACTACGGCGATGCGGTTACTCTCCAAAAGTTGAAGGATTTTCACAGGAGAAGATTACAGATTCTGGCCGAAGCAGGAGCTGACTTGATTGCATTTGAGACGATTCCAAATAAGCTTGAAGCAAAG GCATACGCTGAGCTGCTTGAAGAGGAAGCCATAAATATTCCAGCATGGTTTTCTTTCAATTCCAAGGATGGAATAAATGTGGTTAGTGGTGATTCGATATTGGAATGTGCATCCATTGCAGATTCTTGCAGGCAAGTTGCCGCTGTTGGGATCAACTGTACGCCTCCTAGATTTATCCATGGACTTATTCTCTCCATCAGAAAG GTTACAAGTAAGCCAATTGTCATATATCCAAATAGCGGTGAAACTTACGATGCCCAGCTCAAGGAGTGGGTG AAATCAAGTGGAGTATCAGATGAAGACTTTGTTTCATACATAGGCAAGTGGCACGAGGCAGGAGCTTCTCTTTTTGGTGGATGCTGTAGGACTACTCCAAATACTATCAGAGCTATATCCGGAGTTCTCTCCAATAAATCCTCATCCCCTTTTAAGAGCTAA